Proteins encoded together in one Longimicrobium sp. window:
- a CDS encoding lysophospholipid acyltransferase family protein — protein sequence MFYLRMFAALLAFVAASTYGVVIALTRRDRSRVAHDYAHLLHRWMLPIFRQRVTLRGTEHLTAHRPCIFIANHQSLLDVPVLAVCFAPGSVVIAKKEIRTVPFFGWLYMVTGNLLIDRGNTAQSVGMLRAAEDAIRERRVAVWIFPEGTRGEVPGKLLPFKKGGFRMAVATGAPLVPVVASPLKPKSDLKQRRLDPNDIEIRILEPIPTAGLGEGDVAALMHEAQRRMGAALAEMAAERGIAPPAQGPVVGSGGVSGAGSGGGDSAARSS from the coding sequence ATGTTCTATCTGCGCATGTTCGCCGCCCTGCTCGCCTTCGTGGCCGCATCCACGTACGGCGTCGTCATCGCCCTCACGCGCCGCGACAGGTCGCGCGTGGCGCACGACTACGCGCACCTGCTGCACCGGTGGATGCTCCCCATCTTCCGGCAGCGCGTGACGCTGCGTGGCACGGAGCACCTGACGGCGCACCGGCCCTGCATCTTCATCGCAAACCACCAGAGCCTGCTGGACGTGCCGGTGCTCGCGGTGTGCTTCGCGCCGGGCTCGGTGGTGATCGCCAAGAAGGAGATCCGCACCGTCCCCTTCTTCGGCTGGCTCTACATGGTGACGGGGAACCTGCTGATCGACCGCGGCAACACGGCGCAATCGGTGGGGATGCTGCGCGCGGCGGAGGACGCCATCCGCGAGCGGCGGGTGGCGGTGTGGATCTTTCCCGAGGGGACGCGCGGCGAGGTGCCGGGCAAGCTCCTTCCGTTCAAGAAGGGAGGCTTCCGCATGGCGGTGGCGACGGGCGCGCCGCTGGTGCCGGTCGTCGCATCGCCGCTCAAGCCGAAGTCAGACCTCAAGCAGCGCCGCCTGGACCCCAATGACATCGAGATCCGCATCCTGGAGCCGATCCCCACCGCCGGCCTCGGCGAGGGCGACGTCGCCGCCCTGATGCACGAGGCGCAGCGACGGATGGGCGCCGCGCTCGCGGAGATGGCTGCCGAACGGGGGATCGCGCCGCCCGCTCAGGGGCCCGTCGTCGGCTCCGGCGGAGTGTCGGGCGCGGGGAGCGGGGGCGGAGACTCGGCGGCCAGGTCGTCGTAG
- a CDS encoding PRC-barrel domain-containing protein, with the protein MTESTAPRAEVLRTRDLVGWDVTDREGTKIGDLADLLFGLDGKIRFVSVNLGLFRKHVLVPAEVLEWASGALVVSPWTAAEVKALPAYEGEPMTAAVLEEMERAHPRFYGDAPNVSDSGEHRIVPLSEARDFRLAKGAPNPLGWTVFAGDNERVGVVKEMLVDPVAMKIRFISVDLADDLFNLREDRHVLVPMETVELRDRGEDAWIMGATARQVAALPAYTGGAVDRWMERAVLHAFGLSAPDYDDLAAESPPPLPAPDTPPEPTTGP; encoded by the coding sequence ATGACCGAATCAACCGCGCCGCGGGCCGAAGTGCTCCGCACCCGCGACCTGGTGGGGTGGGACGTGACCGACCGCGAGGGCACCAAGATCGGCGACCTGGCGGACCTGCTGTTCGGGCTCGACGGCAAGATCCGCTTCGTGTCGGTGAACCTGGGGCTCTTCCGCAAGCACGTGCTCGTGCCCGCGGAAGTGCTGGAATGGGCGTCGGGGGCGCTGGTGGTGTCGCCGTGGACGGCGGCGGAGGTCAAGGCGCTCCCCGCCTACGAGGGCGAGCCGATGACCGCCGCCGTGCTGGAGGAGATGGAGCGCGCCCATCCGCGCTTCTACGGCGACGCGCCCAACGTCTCGGACAGCGGCGAGCACCGCATCGTGCCGCTGAGCGAGGCGCGCGACTTCCGCCTGGCCAAAGGCGCGCCCAACCCGCTCGGCTGGACCGTCTTCGCGGGCGACAACGAGCGCGTCGGCGTGGTGAAGGAGATGCTGGTTGATCCCGTCGCCATGAAGATCCGCTTCATCTCCGTGGACCTGGCGGACGACCTGTTCAACCTGCGCGAGGACCGGCACGTCCTGGTGCCGATGGAGACGGTGGAGCTGCGCGACCGCGGGGAGGACGCGTGGATCATGGGCGCCACCGCCCGCCAGGTCGCCGCGCTCCCCGCCTACACCGGCGGCGCGGTGGACCGGTGGATGGAGCGCGCCGTGCTCCACGCCTTCGGCCTCTCCGCCCCCGACTACGACGACCTGGCCGCCGAGTCTCCGCCCCCGCTCCCCGCGCCCGACACTCCGCCGGAGCCGACGACGGGCCCCTGA
- a CDS encoding LysM peptidoglycan-binding domain-containing protein, with translation MTLRAWSLAALLLAPGAALAQSTEPADTVPSDSAPAAPVRPSRWAAPFSVESTGRPTPHRVEGEVVWITAARTTRRAAPAAEQPAGPRDSTTTETADSDSTPPPRRTTRPDTATARRTPARRDTTARTTARRDTATATPRPRPRTHRVAAGETLSAIARRYGVTTAQLRALNPNDTAGALEAGMVLRLPPAPRPSGTTPERPAAAPARPAPASGRPAAPRRRTHTVAAGETLFGLARRYGVTTDAIRRANDLGSDQLRAGQTIVIPGP, from the coding sequence ATGACGCTGCGCGCCTGGTCGCTCGCCGCGCTCCTGCTGGCTCCCGGCGCCGCGCTCGCCCAGAGCACCGAGCCCGCGGACACGGTTCCGTCCGATTCCGCGCCGGCCGCCCCCGTGCGTCCATCGCGTTGGGCTGCGCCGTTTTCGGTGGAGTCCACCGGCCGCCCCACGCCGCACCGCGTGGAAGGCGAGGTCGTGTGGATCACTGCCGCGCGCACCACTCGCCGTGCCGCGCCCGCCGCCGAGCAGCCCGCCGGGCCCCGCGACTCCACCACGACCGAGACGGCCGATTCGGACAGCACTCCGCCCCCGCGCCGCACCACGCGTCCGGACACCGCCACCGCGCGCCGCACGCCCGCGCGCCGCGACACAACGGCACGGACCACGGCTCGCCGCGACACCGCGACCGCGACTCCCCGCCCCCGTCCGCGCACGCACCGTGTGGCCGCGGGGGAAACGCTCTCCGCCATCGCCCGGCGCTACGGTGTGACGACGGCGCAGCTCCGCGCCCTGAACCCGAACGACACCGCGGGCGCGCTGGAGGCCGGCATGGTGCTGCGTCTTCCGCCCGCGCCGCGCCCGTCGGGCACCACGCCCGAGCGCCCGGCCGCCGCTCCCGCCCGTCCGGCGCCTGCATCCGGCCGTCCCGCGGCGCCGCGGCGGCGCACGCACACTGTCGCCGCGGGCGAGACGCTGTTCGGGCTGGCGCGACGGTATGGCGTGACCACGGATGCGATCCGCCGCGCCAACGACCTGGGCAGCGACCAGTTGCGCGCGGGGCAGACGATCGTGATCCCGGGGCCGTAG
- a CDS encoding DedA family protein, giving the protein MSFFAQALDYFRHLDVHLGALITQYGTWAYAILFAIIFCETGLVVTPFLPGDSLLFAAGALAANPQMGLSIFPLYAVMLAAAILGDTVNYWIGQAVGTRVFKDDARILKTAYLVKTQDFFAKYGGKTIILARFMPIVRTYAPFVAGASKMDYPKFLLYNVVGGILWVSSMLFAGYFFGAVPFVKNNFETVVVAIIVLSILPGVFEYVKHRRARVPAAR; this is encoded by the coding sequence ATGAGCTTTTTCGCGCAGGCGCTCGACTACTTCCGCCATCTCGACGTCCACCTGGGTGCGCTGATCACCCAGTACGGAACGTGGGCGTACGCCATCCTGTTCGCCATCATCTTCTGCGAGACGGGCCTGGTGGTGACGCCGTTCCTGCCGGGCGACTCGCTCCTGTTCGCGGCCGGGGCGCTCGCCGCGAACCCGCAGATGGGGCTCTCCATCTTCCCCCTGTACGCCGTCATGCTGGCCGCCGCCATCCTGGGCGACACGGTGAACTACTGGATCGGGCAGGCGGTGGGGACGCGGGTGTTCAAGGACGACGCGCGCATCCTGAAGACGGCGTACCTGGTGAAGACGCAGGATTTCTTTGCGAAGTACGGCGGCAAGACGATCATCCTCGCGCGCTTCATGCCCATCGTGCGCACCTATGCGCCGTTCGTGGCGGGCGCGTCGAAGATGGACTACCCCAAGTTCCTACTGTACAACGTGGTGGGCGGGATCCTGTGGGTCTCGTCGATGCTCTTCGCCGGGTACTTCTTCGGCGCGGTGCCGTTCGTGAAGAACAACTTCGAGACGGTGGTGGTCGCCATCATCGTCCTGTCGATTCTGCCGGGCGTCTTCGAGTACGTGAAGCACCGGCGCGCGCGCGTCCCGGCGGCTCGATGA
- the moeB gene encoding molybdopterin-synthase adenylyltransferase MoeB: MLEQTPPALTPDESLRYARHLILPHVGPAGQARLKGARILVVGAGGLGSPVAMYLAAAGVGTLGIVDFDVVDATNLQRQVIHGTRDIGRPKLDSARDRIAEINPHVHVEGFALRLTSADAREIVRGFDVVIDGTDNFPTRYLLNDACVLEGKPNVYGSILRWEGQASVFCAERGPCYRCLFAEPPPPHLVPNCAEGGVMGVLPGIIGSIQATEALKIVLDVGETLVGRLLLFDALRMRFREMRLRRDPACPACGEHPTIHEPIDYERFCGLDTAEATREDAMHDDVPEMTPTELKARLDRGDRVTIVDVREPWEWEIGNLGPQGARLIPLNDLPSRMDELNPEDELVMQCRSGGRSAHAAGFLREQGFERVHNLTGGILRWSDEVDPSIPKY; the protein is encoded by the coding sequence ATGTTGGAGCAGACACCCCCGGCGCTCACCCCGGACGAGTCGCTGCGCTACGCGCGGCACCTGATCCTTCCCCACGTGGGCCCCGCCGGCCAGGCGCGGCTCAAGGGCGCGCGTATCCTGGTGGTGGGCGCGGGCGGGCTCGGCTCGCCGGTGGCGATGTACCTCGCCGCGGCCGGCGTGGGGACGCTCGGGATCGTGGACTTCGACGTTGTGGACGCCACCAACCTGCAGCGCCAGGTCATCCACGGCACGCGCGACATCGGCCGCCCCAAGCTGGACTCCGCGCGCGACCGCATCGCCGAGATCAACCCGCACGTCCACGTGGAAGGCTTCGCGCTGCGCCTCACCTCGGCCGATGCGCGGGAGATCGTACGCGGCTTCGACGTGGTGATCGATGGCACCGACAACTTTCCCACGCGCTACCTGCTGAACGACGCCTGCGTGCTGGAGGGGAAGCCCAACGTCTACGGCTCCATCCTGCGCTGGGAGGGGCAGGCCTCCGTCTTCTGCGCGGAGCGCGGGCCGTGCTACCGCTGCCTCTTCGCCGAGCCGCCGCCTCCGCACCTTGTGCCCAACTGCGCGGAGGGCGGCGTGATGGGAGTGCTGCCAGGCATCATCGGCTCCATCCAGGCCACGGAGGCGCTCAAGATCGTGCTCGATGTGGGTGAAACGCTGGTGGGGCGGCTCTTGCTTTTCGATGCGCTGCGGATGAGGTTCCGCGAGATGCGCCTCCGCCGCGACCCGGCATGTCCCGCGTGCGGCGAGCACCCCACGATTCACGAGCCGATCGACTACGAGCGCTTCTGCGGGCTGGACACCGCCGAGGCAACACGGGAGGATGCGATGCACGACGATGTACCCGAGATGACCCCCACGGAGCTCAAGGCGCGCCTGGACCGCGGCGACCGCGTGACCATCGTGGACGTGCGCGAGCCGTGGGAGTGGGAGATCGGCAACCTCGGCCCGCAGGGCGCGCGCCTCATCCCCCTGAACGACCTCCCTAGCCGGATGGACGAGCTGAACCCGGAGGACGAACTGGTGATGCAGTGCCGCTCCGGCGGCCGCAGCGCGCACGCCGCCGGGTTCCTGCGCGAGCAGGGCTTCGAGCGCGTGCACAACCTGACAGGCGGCATCCTGCGGTGGTCCGACGAAGTGGATCCGTCCATCCCTAAATACTGA
- a CDS encoding threo-3-hydroxy-L-aspartate ammonia-lyase: protein MPVTETLPTADDVRAAAERLRGIANRTPVHTSRTLDEMTGARVFLKCENFQRGGAFKFRGAYNAVSVLSDEERARGVLTFSSGNHAQAVALTGRLLGVRVVVVMPDNAPAAKIAGTRGYGAEVVLYDPEVRDRQEIAAELQQERGMALIPPYDHANVVAGQGTAALELMEETGPLDALFAPCGGGGLLSGSALAARDFAPGCRVVGVEPELADDATRSFRTGELATIRNPPTIADGLRTPSLGRITFPLVRAHVTEMRTVTEEAILEAMRFLWTRAKLVVEPSGAVPLAALLATPGELAGQRVGVILSGGNVDLAAACALLGEKVR from the coding sequence ATGCCGGTAACCGAAACCCTGCCAACGGCGGACGACGTGCGGGCTGCGGCGGAGCGGCTGCGTGGGATCGCGAACCGCACCCCCGTGCACACGTCGCGCACGCTGGACGAGATGACGGGAGCGCGCGTCTTTCTCAAGTGCGAGAACTTCCAGCGTGGCGGCGCCTTCAAATTCCGCGGCGCCTACAACGCCGTCTCGGTCCTTTCGGATGAGGAGCGGGCGCGCGGCGTCCTCACCTTCTCCTCCGGCAACCATGCGCAGGCGGTGGCGCTCACGGGACGACTGCTTGGGGTCAGGGTCGTCGTGGTGATGCCGGACAACGCCCCCGCCGCCAAGATCGCCGGCACCCGCGGCTACGGTGCCGAGGTGGTCCTCTACGACCCCGAAGTCCGCGACCGCCAGGAGATCGCCGCCGAGCTGCAGCAGGAGCGCGGGATGGCGCTGATCCCCCCCTACGACCACGCCAACGTCGTCGCCGGCCAGGGCACGGCGGCGCTGGAGTTGATGGAGGAGACGGGGCCCCTCGACGCCCTCTTCGCCCCCTGCGGCGGCGGCGGGCTGCTGAGCGGCTCGGCGCTGGCGGCGCGCGACTTCGCCCCCGGCTGCCGCGTCGTCGGCGTGGAGCCGGAGCTGGCGGACGATGCCACGCGCTCCTTTCGCACGGGCGAGCTCGCCACCATCCGCAACCCGCCCACCATCGCGGACGGCCTGCGCACCCCCTCGCTCGGCCGCATCACCTTCCCCCTCGTGCGCGCCCACGTCACCGAAATGCGCACCGTAACCGAGGAAGCCATCCTTGAGGCGATGCGCTTCCTCTGGACCCGCGCCAAACTGGTAGTCGAGCCCTCCGGCGCCGTCCCCCTCGCCGCCCTCCTCGCCACCCCCGGCGAGCTCGCCGGCCAGCGCGTCGGCGTGATCCTCAGCGGCGGCAACGTGGATCTGGCGGCGGCGTGTGCGTTGTTGGGGGAAAAAGTGCGTTAG
- a CDS encoding DUF2911 domain-containing protein, with translation MSLHPKQMRTRALAALLALTALTAPAAAQQGGQPLSPRDTARLEIAAGKRVYVDYGRPSMRGRRIVGELVPYGRVWRTGANAATTLVTEADLRIGDALVPRGTYTLYTLPTAQGWTLIVNRQTGQWGTQYDASRDLVRIPMRSTRVAQPVEKFTIALERGAARGTGTLAMAWENTRLTVPVRVQAAAATRR, from the coding sequence ATGTCGTTGCACCCGAAGCAGATGCGTACCCGCGCGCTCGCCGCGCTGCTGGCCCTGACGGCACTCACCGCGCCCGCCGCGGCGCAGCAGGGAGGCCAGCCGCTCTCCCCGCGCGACACGGCGCGGCTGGAGATCGCGGCCGGGAAACGCGTGTACGTGGACTACGGCCGCCCCTCGATGCGCGGGCGCCGGATCGTGGGCGAGCTGGTGCCGTACGGCCGAGTGTGGCGCACTGGCGCCAACGCCGCCACCACGCTCGTCACCGAGGCGGACCTGCGCATCGGCGACGCGCTCGTCCCGCGCGGCACGTACACACTCTACACCCTCCCGACTGCGCAGGGATGGACCCTGATCGTCAACCGCCAGACGGGCCAGTGGGGCACCCAGTACGATGCCTCCCGCGACCTGGTGCGCATCCCCATGCGGAGCACGAGGGTGGCGCAGCCGGTGGAGAAGTTCACCATCGCGCTGGAGCGCGGGGCCGCTCGCGGCACGGGCACCCTGGCGATGGCGTGGGAGAACACGCGGCTGACCGTCCCCGTCCGCGTGCAGGCGGCCGCCGCAACGCGCCGGTGA
- the pdxH gene encoding pyridoxamine 5'-phosphate oxidase: MSTSAPEVRAAPFAEPFARFGELLARARAETEIREPTAMSIATVGEDGRPSLRMVLLKDFDERGFVFYTNLGSRKARELEGNPHAALCFHWQPFEIQVRIEGRVEQVSDAEADAYYASRPRGSRVGAWASIQSTPLPSYDTLVRRVEEADARFGPTGEIPRPPFWSGFRVVPSAIEFWQGRPSRLHERDVYTLQPGDPPRWSVGLLFP, translated from the coding sequence GTGAGCACCAGCGCACCCGAGGTCCGCGCGGCGCCCTTTGCCGAGCCCTTCGCCCGCTTCGGCGAGCTGCTCGCCCGTGCCCGCGCGGAGACGGAGATCCGCGAGCCCACCGCCATGTCCATCGCCACCGTGGGCGAGGACGGGCGTCCCTCGCTCCGCATGGTGCTGCTCAAGGACTTCGACGAGCGCGGCTTCGTCTTCTACACCAACCTGGGAAGCCGCAAGGCGCGCGAGCTCGAGGGCAACCCCCACGCGGCGCTCTGCTTCCACTGGCAGCCCTTCGAGATCCAGGTGCGCATCGAGGGCCGCGTCGAGCAGGTGAGCGACGCGGAGGCGGACGCCTACTACGCCTCGCGCCCGCGCGGGAGCCGGGTGGGCGCGTGGGCCTCGATCCAGAGCACGCCGCTCCCCTCGTACGACACCCTCGTGCGCCGCGTGGAGGAGGCCGACGCCCGCTTCGGCCCCACCGGCGAAATCCCGCGCCCGCCGTTCTGGAGCGGCTTCCGCGTGGTGCCCTCCGCCATCGAGTTCTGGCAGGGACGGCCCAGCCGCCTCCACGAGCGCGACGTCTACACCCTGCAGCCCGGCGACCCGCCGCGGTGGAGCGTGGGGCTGCTCTTCCCCTGA